The DNA window GCCCGGGTCAAGCTCTACATCATCATCTAAAAACGAGAGAATGTCGCCCTGGGCCTCCTGGGCACCCCGGTGCCGCCCCGACAGCAGCCCCGGCTCAGGCTCAAAAATGTAGCGCAGATGCGCCCAGGCCAGCTTATCCGCAAAGGCCTGGACAACTGCTTTGGTGTGGTCGGTAGAGCCATTGTCCACCACCAAAACCTCAAAGTCATTACTTGGAGCCTGCTGCCGAGTCATTGACTCAAGCGCCAGAGCTAGGCTGTCGGCACGGTTAAGGGTCGGAATGATGACCGAAATCATGGTCGAAGTTACCCGTAAAGCTTAAAAACACTCTTCAAAACTGATTGAATCTATCGTCTTCGCAAGTTGCTGTGCCCACCAAAGAAAATTACTGTTAGAGTATTGCCTCAAAACTCTTCTGAAAATTTGCAAATAGATTAGAAAACCGAAAACCGACACCAAAAAATAAAGTATTGCGTACAAAATACTCGAATAGCAAAGAATTACGAACGGTATTAGCGTAACGAACGCAGCCGTTGAAAAGAGAAAGGATCTAAAAGCCAATCGATACGAGGCTATGATAAATCTTGGTTCTTCTTTGCCTATGTTGAAATTAAAGATTCGAGAACCTTCCAGTTCTTTCAGCTCTTTTTTTATTTCTAATTCATAAGCTTGTAAGTTGTGGACAAAATGCCATGAATAAGACTGCTTAATTAAATTTGTGAATGCCACCAATCCTAAGATTGTAAGCAAGCTCAAAAAGCCTAGAAATAAGAATAGGCTAGACTCAAGCCTTAGAATTGCAGGTAGAATGATCTCCGAAATGGGTTTCCAAATAATTATGACTGCGCCTACCACACCTAGTGACTTAAAGTCTTCGTAGGTGCTTTTTATGAGATCTTCTGCTTTGTCATTTAATCTCACATACTCTCTGTAAAGTAGTTCTAGCCTTTGAGTAGGAGCTGTATCCATGATTAGCACCCTTGGAGCAGAGTGAAAGCTTACCTTGCAAATTATTCTGATCTGATAGGCTTTAATTTTTGATTTAGATAAATAAAATTTGATGCTAAGTGCTTAGAGTTTTAGCTTAGCATCAGACTGAAATCTGCTTCATTATAGGTGAACGTTTAGAGGGGCGATCGCTGCAAATACCAGATCTCATCATCACAGTTAGTGATCGCCTCAACCAGCTCAAAGCCTAGATTGCTAAAGGTTGTTTTAAGGGCCGCTACTTTTTCTGGCCCCAGCACCGCATAGTGCACCTCAACAATGAGCTTGCGTACGGTATTTAGGGTGGCCTGGGCAAACAGGTCATACTCCCCACCCTCAATGTCGACCACCAGCAGAGTGGGCTGATTTTTTTCCAGCTCTTGCTTAAAAGATTTGACTGGCACTTCGATCACCCGATCCACAATTTCAGTAGTGGGTTGTATTGGTGACGAACTCCAAAAGTCTGGGGTGACGTAAAACTTTTCGGTTTTGCTGGTGTCGTTGGTGTTGGCCACCATGGCGATCGCCACCGTTGGGCTAACCCCATTTTTAGCATGTAAGGTTTGAATAGCCTCTTTCAGCACCGGGTTGGCCTCGTAGGTAAACACCCGCTCAGAACCAACTTTTTTGGCGCAATAGCCCGACAAGAAGCCAATGCCACCGCCAATTTCCATCACTGTATCTTGCTTGTCCAGGTACTTTTTTAGCAGGCTGATCTCGCCAAACTCGTAGACGCCTGAATTAATGGTCTGCCGAATAATCGGCGAAATCATCTTGCTAGCAGGAATATCGACTCCTTCGAGCTGACGGATATTGCCGGTGAGTGCCTGGTTCAGCCGCGATTTTGTCGGTTGGGCTAACCGCCGCAGCTTTTTCACAGCGCCATGGGCTTTATTGATGGGCCACCGGGCCACATGGTTGGCCCAGGCCTGGTAGATAACCCGGCGCAGAGTGGCTTTGCTATCGGCTTGGCCGAGGCCTAATTTGCTCAGGCAGAGGGCACGAGCGCGATCGCTGATTGTCACTCCTGCATTTACATCCAGTTCAAACAAATTTTGAAATTCTAAAAAGTCGCGCTTCTCGCGATCGTCTGCCAGATTGTCAACGGTGTAGGTACCGGTTGGGCGGTTGTGGTCGTGGCCGTGGTTGTTGAAAACTGGCGGCATGCCGTGAATAAAGAATGGAATCCCCATCTCGACGGCGTAAAAGGTGTAAGACCCCACCATATTGCTAGTACAGTAGCGGTGCTGCCGCAGGATGGCATAAAAAGTGGTGGCGAAGTCAGGGTCAGCCATATGCCCAGTGGTCACCACCGTCATACTCCGCTTGATGAATGGGGTATGCCGCCCAGCCAGCAGATCTTTCCAATACAGGCACACTGTGACGGGTTGATACTCGGCGGGCAGGTTGAGCAAATCGTCGGCATACTTTTCCCAGTCGATTACCACGTCAATTAGGTGAGTGGAATGGACGGGAAAAGCGACGGTGCCTCTAGCATTTGGGTCTGATTTAATTTGGTTAAGGATGCGGCAGGCGACAAAGGGCGAACCGCTAACGTAGGCCTGCTTGCCAGTTTGCTTGACGTACTCATTCCGCTGGGCAGCACTGGTGAAAAAGATGGGCTGAGTAGCAAACAGATCGCAATTAGTCATGGCCTCGCTGATGCGAACCCCATGATCCATATGAATGTGCAGAGGAATGCCCTCGCGCAAGGCTAGATCACGCTTGAGCCATTTACCCAAGCCGTAGCACTGGTGCGCATCTGGGGCAGGGTATTTTTCCTCAAAAGTGTTGATGCGTTTGATCTGTTGCTCTAGGTCAGGGGGGTAGCCCATAGGTTTAAAACCGCTGGTTTATAAAATCAAATCCCAGGTGACGGGGGTGCCTGCTGGAGTGGCTTTTTTGACGGGTTTGCCAATCAAATCATCAAAATATTTGGGTGCCAAACCAAACCCGGGCCGAATGATGCGCAGGTTATTGGCGGTGAATACCTCACCTGCCTCCATAGGTTGCCCCACATACAGACTGCGCCTAAATCTTACCGATTTTTCTTCATCTTTCGTGGCCCCATAGCTGACCTGGCCCAACGACTGCCAGGCCCGCTCAGTCTCGACGACTAGCTGGTGCAGTTCGTCCGGCTCCATGGAAAAGGCCGAGTCTACCCCACCATCGGCTCGGCTAAGGGTGAAGTGCTTTTCGATCAGGGTGGCCCCCAAGGCAACGCTGGCAACGGCAACGCCAATGCCCATAGTGTGATCTGACAGACCTACCTGCACATCAAACAGCTGGCGCAGGTGGGGAATAGTCATAATGTTGGCGTTGGCAGGACTGGCCGGGTAGGTGCTAGTGCATTTAAGCAAGATCAAGTCTTGGCATCCGGCAGCACGAGCTGTGCGCACAGCTTCGTCCAGTTCGGCAATGGTTGCCATCCCGGTAGAGATAATCATAGGTTTGCCGGTGCTGGCCACTTTGCGAATCAGCGGCAGGTCGGTATTTTCAAACGAGGCTATTTTGTAGCAGGGGACATCGAGAGTTTCAAGAAAATCGACGGCGGTGGCATCGAAAGGGCTGCTAAAGCCGACTAGGCCAAGCTCTTTGCAGCGATCGAAGATGGGCTGGTGCCATTCCCAAGGGGTATGAGCCTGTTGATATAAACTGTAAAGTGAATTCCCTTGCCAAAGACTATTAGGGTCTTTAATAAAGAACTCACCCTCTTTGATATCGAGAGTCATAGTATCAGCAGTGTAGGTTTGGATCTTCAAACCATGTGCCCCTGCCTTGGCTGCCGCATCCACAATTTCTAGCGCCCGAGCCAAAGACTGATTATGGTTGCCAGACATTTCAGCAATTACAAATGGCTGAGCAGTATCACCTAATTCATAATTGCAAATATTTATGGTCTTCATGGGTTTACCAAATTAAAAATAGTGATTTTGTTTTATTAAATGAATTGCACTTAGCTTGCTATTGCTAGTCTCTGAAAACGGCTTGTCAGTTTGCTTAAATCCTGCCTTTAGAAAGGCTTTAATAGATGCCAAGTTATCTTGCTTAACATATGCATTTAACTGATGCAGTTTTGAATTTTTCAGCATCTTTGAGGAAGATTTTTCAATGATTGAACTGGCGTAACCCATCCCTCTATATTGACTAGCGATGTTAATTGAGACCACGGCTTCATTTTTGGCATCAACTTCATACCGAATTAAACCAATAGGTTGATCTCTATTATTTAGAGCGATATATATTGTACAATTCTCAGATTTAATCTTGGCATTAAACCATTGAATATGCTGGTGCCAAGAAATAAGTTCTGACGAGAATGAAGAAGCTCTAGTTACTGGATCATTAGCCCAATGCCAAAGCAGTAAGCAATCCTCTTCATTTACAGGTCTGAGCCTGATAAGACTCTCCTGTATAACCATCGCTAATCGCTCAGAGCCATATCCATCTACTAAGTTGCTGAATTTTTTCGATAGGCTCGAACGTAACTCCTGCTGCTTAAGGTATTTCTCTAAGCAATGAGCGAAAGAATTTATCTCAAAAGCTTCATGAGAGCTAATGCTAACAACGACATCTAAGCTAGAGAGAGTTTTCACGATTGCAGTCTGGTTCTCGACCAATGTGATCACCATGCTTGGCAATCCCATAAAGGCAGTTTCCCAGCAGGTGCTTCCGCCTGCTGTAATTGCCAAATCAGCCCAAGCCATAAGTTCAGGCATGTTGGTCACGTTTTGCTTCAGGGTAATGCTTTTCTCCCAACCTTTTACTGCTTGGGCTAACTCACTACAATGGGGGTTGCTAGCTCCGGCTACTACAACTGCCTCTAGCCCCGCAATCTTAGCCTCTTGCAACGCCTGAATTACGGCCAAAGTAATGTTGTTGGGGTCAGATCCACCCAGAGTAACCAGCACCTTTGATGCTATGGGACTAATTTGCCGTTTCCAACTGCGCCAGGGCCAAAACTCCTCTCTCAGCAATGCATAGCGAGTGCCCAGCAACAACTTAGTATAAGATTCTCGGCTAGCGTAAATTTCTTCCTCAGCAGTAATATTTTGATTGAGGACTATGTCAGCCCAATAGTGCGTTGCGTGGCCATAATCATCCAGCACTAAAAGTTTTGTCCCTACATCCTTAAGCCATTTTTGGTACTCTGCACCAAAGTGGTAGCCGTCAACGACAACCCAATCAGCCTGCAAATCTTTTGCTAGAGCAATGGTGTTTTGGGCATCGGCCTCGCTGGCCCATGGCACAGACCCATAGCTCACCCCAACTCCTTCACTAGTTAGCCGCTGCGTTAGGGTAGCCCCTTCACACCCCATCAAAAAATGAGCTTGCCCCCCCTCAGCAAGGCAGGCTTGAGCCAAGGCTAGGCATCGCATTACGTGACCTGTTCCTATTTGTGTAGATGCATCAGCTCGAAACAAAACCTGCATAGCTACATTCCGTACAGCTTTTGCTCAATGTGGCCATTAATTGCTGACCAGTCGGGGTGGCTTTCGATCACCCGCAGACAGTCTTGCAAATTGAATTTAGGCGAGAGGGGGTAAAGTTCCTCTAGCATGCGCTTGATCAGCTCAAAATCTTCTGGGGTATCCACTGTCCAGCGATGGTGGCTGAGGTCTTCGGAATAGATAACATGGCCGAGAGAATAGCGCTTTGGATGGTTGTAGATAAATGGCGTCACATGTTCTCGCTCCGGTGGTTCGGTGGTTTCTCGATAGGCTTGCTCTAAGGCCCAAGTCGGCAAAACCTCGATATCCATGCCCCGTGGGTAGGTGCGCTTGAGCGCGTTAGAGACATAGTCGTAGCGATCGCACTCGGCCGCATAAACCTGTATGACCTCATCAATAACCTCTGGATCAATTAGCGGGCAGTCTGAGGTCACACGCACCACAATATCTGATTGGGCGGCCTGAGCTGCCCCGTAGTAGCGCGACAAAACATCCTGCTCAGAGCCTCTAAAATAATCAACTTCTAAGGCCTTACACAGCTCAACAATTGGGTTGTCAGAATCGTTTTCAGTGGTGGCAATCACAATGCTGTCGGCGGTTTTTACCCGCTTGAGCCGCTCAATTTGATAAGCTAGCAGT is part of the Leptolyngbya subtilissima AS-A7 genome and encodes:
- a CDS encoding FkbM family methyltransferase, with translation MGYPPDLEQQIKRINTFEEKYPAPDAHQCYGLGKWLKRDLALREGIPLHIHMDHGVRISEAMTNCDLFATQPIFFTSAAQRNEYVKQTGKQAYVSGSPFVACRILNQIKSDPNARGTVAFPVHSTHLIDVVIDWEKYADDLLNLPAEYQPVTVCLYWKDLLAGRHTPFIKRSMTVVTTGHMADPDFATTFYAILRQHRYCTSNMVGSYTFYAVEMGIPFFIHGMPPVFNNHGHDHNRPTGTYTVDNLADDREKRDFLEFQNLFELDVNAGVTISDRARALCLSKLGLGQADSKATLRRVIYQAWANHVARWPINKAHGAVKKLRRLAQPTKSRLNQALTGNIRQLEGVDIPASKMISPIIRQTINSGVYEFGEISLLKKYLDKQDTVMEIGGGIGFLSGYCAKKVGSERVFTYEANPVLKEAIQTLHAKNGVSPTVAIAMVANTNDTSKTEKFYVTPDFWSSSPIQPTTEIVDRVIEVPVKSFKQELEKNQPTLLVVDIEGGEYDLFAQATLNTVRKLIVEVHYAVLGPEKVAALKTTFSNLGFELVEAITNCDDEIWYLQRSPL
- the pseI gene encoding pseudaminic acid synthase; translation: MKTINICNYELGDTAQPFVIAEMSGNHNQSLARALEIVDAAAKAGAHGLKIQTYTADTMTLDIKEGEFFIKDPNSLWQGNSLYSLYQQAHTPWEWHQPIFDRCKELGLVGFSSPFDATAVDFLETLDVPCYKIASFENTDLPLIRKVASTGKPMIISTGMATIAELDEAVRTARAAGCQDLILLKCTSTYPASPANANIMTIPHLRQLFDVQVGLSDHTMGIGVAVASVALGATLIEKHFTLSRADGGVDSAFSMEPDELHQLVVETERAWQSLGQVSYGATKDEEKSVRFRRSLYVGQPMEAGEVFTANNLRIIRPGFGLAPKYFDDLIGKPVKKATPAGTPVTWDLIL
- the pseG gene encoding UDP-2,4-diacetamido-2,4,6-trideoxy-beta-L-altropyranose hydrolase is translated as MQVLFRADASTQIGTGHVMRCLALAQACLAEGGQAHFLMGCEGATLTQRLTSEGVGVSYGSVPWASEADAQNTIALAKDLQADWVVVDGYHFGAEYQKWLKDVGTKLLVLDDYGHATHYWADIVLNQNITAEEEIYASRESYTKLLLGTRYALLREEFWPWRSWKRQISPIASKVLVTLGGSDPNNITLAVIQALQEAKIAGLEAVVVAGASNPHCSELAQAVKGWEKSITLKQNVTNMPELMAWADLAITAGGSTCWETAFMGLPSMVITLVENQTAIVKTLSSLDVVVSISSHEAFEINSFAHCLEKYLKQQELRSSLSKKFSNLVDGYGSERLAMVIQESLIRLRPVNEEDCLLLWHWANDPVTRASSFSSELISWHQHIQWFNAKIKSENCTIYIALNNRDQPIGLIRYEVDAKNEAVVSINIASQYRGMGYASSIIEKSSSKMLKNSKLHQLNAYVKQDNLASIKAFLKAGFKQTDKPFSETSNSKLSAIHLIKQNHYF
- a CDS encoding cytidylyltransferase domain-containing protein; protein product: MTTAIIVQARMTSTRLPGKVLKPVLDKPLLAYQIERLKRVKTADSIVIATTENDSDNPIVELCKALEVDYFRGSEQDVLSRYYGAAQAAQSDIVVRVTSDCPLIDPEVIDEVIQVYAAECDRYDYVSNALKRTYPRGMDIEVLPTWALEQAYRETTEPPEREHVTPFIYNHPKRYSLGHVIYSEDLSHHRWTVDTPEDFELIKRMLEELYPLSPKFNLQDCLRVIESHPDWSAINGHIEQKLYGM